One window of the Streptomyces sp. TS71-3 genome contains the following:
- a CDS encoding quinone-dependent dihydroorotate dehydrogenase gives MYSLLFRLAFRRLDPERAHTMAFSWIRLAARVPGLRGLLAALMAPRRPELGVTAFGLRMPGPLGLAAGFDKNAVGIDGMAMLGFGHVEIGTVTGQPQPGNPRPRLFRLVGDRALINRMGFNNEGSAAVAARLKGRRAVLPTTVGVNIGKTKIVPEEEAEADYVLSTERLAPHAGYLVVNVSSPNTPGLRSLQAVDRLRPLLTAVRAAADRVVPDRRVPLLVKIAPDLADADVDAVADLALELGLDGIIATNTTIAREGLGLTAGPALVQETGGLSGAPLRTRSLEVLRRLHARVGDRTTLVAVGGIETAEDAWQRVLAGATLVQGYSAFIYRGPFWARSVHRGLAARLTASPYDTLAEAVGDPRHHLQNPVRHT, from the coding sequence ATGTACTCGCTCCTGTTCCGCCTGGCGTTCCGGCGCCTCGACCCCGAGCGCGCCCACACGATGGCGTTCTCATGGATCCGGCTCGCGGCCCGCGTGCCGGGCCTGCGCGGCCTGCTCGCCGCCCTCATGGCGCCGCGCCGCCCCGAGCTGGGCGTGACGGCTTTCGGCCTCCGGATGCCGGGCCCCCTCGGGCTCGCCGCCGGCTTCGACAAGAACGCCGTGGGCATCGACGGGATGGCGATGCTCGGCTTCGGGCACGTCGAGATCGGCACGGTCACGGGGCAGCCCCAGCCCGGCAACCCCCGCCCGCGCCTCTTCCGGCTGGTCGGCGACCGCGCGCTGATCAACCGCATGGGCTTCAACAACGAGGGCTCGGCCGCCGTCGCCGCCCGCCTGAAGGGCCGCCGTGCCGTGCTGCCCACCACGGTCGGCGTCAACATCGGCAAGACCAAGATCGTGCCCGAGGAGGAGGCCGAGGCCGACTACGTGCTGTCCACCGAGCGCCTCGCTCCGCACGCCGGCTACCTCGTGGTCAACGTCTCCTCCCCGAACACGCCGGGACTGCGCTCCCTGCAGGCCGTGGACCGGCTGCGGCCGCTGCTCACCGCCGTGCGCGCGGCAGCCGACCGGGTCGTCCCCGACCGCCGCGTGCCGCTGCTGGTGAAGATCGCGCCCGACCTGGCCGACGCCGACGTGGACGCCGTCGCGGACCTGGCCCTGGAACTCGGCCTGGACGGCATCATCGCCACCAACACCACCATCGCGCGCGAGGGCCTCGGCCTCACCGCCGGCCCCGCGCTCGTCCAGGAGACCGGAGGCCTCTCCGGCGCGCCCCTGAGAACACGCTCCCTGGAGGTCCTGCGCCGCCTGCACGCGCGCGTGGGCGACCGGACGACCCTGGTGGCCGTGGGCGGCATCGAGACGGCAGAGGACGCCTGGCAGCGCGTTCTCGCGGGCGCCACCCTGGTGCAGGGCTACAGCGCCTTCATCTACCGCGGGCCCTTCTGGGCCCGCTCCGTCCACCGGGGCCTGGCCGCGCGCCTGACCGCCTCCCCGTACGACACCCTCGCCGAGGCGGTCGGTGACCCGCGCCACCACCTGCAGAACCCCGTACGACACACCTGA
- a CDS encoding dihydroorotase yields the protein MSKILIRGAKVLGGEPQDVLIDGEMIEAVGADLPAVDAEVVEAAGKVLLPGLVDLHTHLREPGREDSETVFTGTRAAALGGYTAVHAMANTFPVADTAGVVEQVWRLGREYGYCDVQPVGAVTVGLEGAKLAELGAMHDSAAGVTVFSDDGKCVDDAVIMRRALEYVKAFDGVVAQHAQEPRLTEGAEMNEGVVSAELGLGGWPAVAEESIIARDVLLAAHVGSRVHVCHLSTAGSVEIVRWAKSKGWNVTAEVTPHHLLLTDELVRGYDPVYKVNPPLRTATDVMALREALADGTIDCVATDHAPHPHEDKDCEWAAAAMGMVGLETALSVVQETMVDSGLLDWAGVADRMAYRPAEISRLRGHGRPIAAGEPANLTLIDAAYRGVVDPAGFASRSRNTPYKGRELPGRVTDTWLRGRATVVDGKIA from the coding sequence ATGAGCAAGATCCTGATCCGCGGTGCGAAGGTGCTCGGCGGCGAGCCGCAGGACGTGCTGATCGACGGCGAGATGATCGAGGCCGTCGGCGCGGACCTGCCCGCCGTCGACGCCGAGGTCGTCGAGGCGGCCGGCAAGGTGCTGCTGCCGGGTCTGGTGGACCTCCACACCCACCTGCGCGAGCCCGGCCGCGAGGACTCCGAGACCGTCTTCACCGGCACCAGGGCCGCCGCCCTCGGCGGGTACACGGCCGTGCACGCCATGGCCAACACCTTCCCCGTCGCCGACACCGCCGGCGTCGTCGAGCAGGTCTGGCGGCTCGGCCGGGAGTACGGCTACTGCGACGTCCAGCCGGTCGGCGCGGTGACCGTCGGCCTGGAGGGCGCCAAGCTCGCCGAGCTCGGCGCCATGCACGACTCCGCGGCCGGCGTGACCGTTTTCTCCGACGACGGCAAGTGCGTCGACGACGCCGTGATCATGCGCAGGGCCCTGGAGTACGTGAAGGCCTTCGACGGCGTGGTCGCCCAGCACGCCCAGGAGCCCCGGCTGACCGAGGGCGCCGAGATGAACGAGGGCGTGGTCTCCGCCGAGCTGGGCCTCGGCGGCTGGCCCGCCGTCGCCGAGGAGTCGATCATCGCCCGTGACGTGCTGCTCGCCGCGCACGTCGGCTCCCGGGTGCACGTCTGCCACCTGTCGACGGCAGGCTCCGTGGAGATCGTGCGGTGGGCCAAGTCCAAGGGCTGGAACGTCACCGCCGAGGTCACCCCGCACCACCTGCTGCTCACCGACGAGCTGGTGCGCGGCTACGACCCCGTCTACAAGGTCAACCCGCCGCTGCGCACCGCCACCGACGTGATGGCGCTGCGCGAGGCCCTGGCCGACGGGACCATCGACTGCGTCGCCACCGACCACGCCCCGCACCCGCACGAGGACAAGGACTGCGAGTGGGCCGCCGCGGCCATGGGGATGGTCGGCCTGGAGACCGCTCTCTCCGTGGTCCAGGAGACCATGGTCGACTCCGGTCTGCTGGACTGGGCCGGCGTCGCCGACCGGATGGCGTACAGGCCGGCCGAGATCAGCCGGCTGCGGGGCCACGGGCGGCCCATCGCCGCCGGCGAGCCCGCGAACCTCACCCTGATCGATGCCGCGTACCGCGGCGTCGTGGACCCCGCGGGCTTCGCCTCGCGCAGCCGCAACACCCCCTACAAGGGCCGTGAGCTGCCGGGCCGGGTCACCGACACCTGGTTGCGGGGCAGGGCCACCGTCGTCGACGGGAAGATCGCATGA
- the carB gene encoding carbamoyl-phosphate synthase large subunit — MPKRTDIQSVLVIGSGPIVIGQAAEFDYSGTQACRVLKAEGLRVILVNSNPATIMTDPEIADATYVEPITPGFVEKIIAKERPDALLPTLGGQTALNTAIALNDSGVLESYGVELIGANVEAINKGEDRDLFKGVVEAVRQKIGHGESARSVICHSMDDVLAGVPELGGYPVVVRPSFTMGGAGSGFAHDEEELRRIAGQGLALSPTTEVLLEESILGWKEYELELMRDKHDNVVVVCSIENFDPMGVHTGDSVTVAPAMTLTDREYQILRNIGIAVIREVGVDTGGCNIQFAVNPEDGRIIVIEMNPRVSRSSALASKATGFPIAKIAAKLAVGYTLDEIPNDITEQTPASFEPTLDYVVVKAPRFAFEKFPSADSTLTTTMKSVGEAMAIGRNFTEALQKALRSLEKKGSQFAFTGEPGDRDELLRAAGRPTDGRVNVVMEAIRAGATPDEVFEATRIDPWFVDQLFLIKEVADELAAAPELTSALLAEAKRHGFSDAQIGGIRGLREDVVREVRHALGVRPVYKTVDTCAAEFAAKTPYFYSSYDEETEVAPRLRPAVIILGSGPNRIGQGIEFDYSCVHASFALSAAGYETVMVNCNPETVSTDYDTSDRLYFEPLTLEDVLEIVHAETQAGPVAGVVVQLGGQTPLGLAQALKDNGVPIVGTPPEAIHAAEDRGAFGRVLAEAGLPAPKHGTATTFVEAKAIADEIGYPVLVRPSYVLGGRGMEIVYDETRLAAYITESTEISPSRPVLVDRFLDDAIEIDVDALYDGEQLYLGGVMEHIEEAGIHSGDSACALPPITLGGFDVKRLRASTEAIARGVGVRGLINIQFALAGDILYVLEANPRASRTVPFTSKATAVPLAKAAARISLGATIADLRAEGLLPPHGDGGDLPLDAPISVKEAVLPWSRFRDLRGHGVDTVLGPEMRSTGEVMGIDSVFGTAYAKSQAGAYGPLPTKGRAFISVANRDKRSMIFPARELVGHGFELLATSGTAEVLRRNGISATVVRKQSEGPGPNGEKTVVQLIHEGEVDLIVNTPYGTGGRLDGYDIRTAAVARGVPCLTTVQALAAAVQGIDALGHGEVGVRSLQEHARHLTEARV; from the coding sequence GTGCCTAAGCGCACCGACATCCAGTCCGTCCTGGTCATCGGCTCGGGTCCGATCGTCATCGGGCAGGCCGCCGAGTTCGACTACTCGGGCACCCAGGCATGCCGTGTCCTGAAGGCCGAGGGCCTGCGGGTCATCCTGGTCAACTCCAACCCCGCGACGATCATGACCGACCCCGAGATCGCCGACGCCACCTATGTGGAACCGATCACCCCCGGTTTCGTCGAGAAGATCATCGCCAAGGAGCGCCCGGACGCGCTGCTGCCCACCCTGGGCGGCCAGACCGCGCTGAACACCGCGATCGCCCTCAACGACTCGGGCGTCCTGGAGAGCTACGGCGTCGAGCTGATCGGCGCCAACGTCGAGGCGATCAACAAGGGCGAGGACCGCGACCTCTTCAAGGGCGTCGTGGAGGCCGTGCGGCAGAAGATCGGGCACGGCGAGTCGGCGCGCTCGGTGATCTGCCACTCCATGGACGACGTCCTCGCCGGCGTGCCCGAGCTCGGCGGCTACCCCGTGGTCGTCCGGCCGTCCTTCACCATGGGCGGCGCCGGCTCGGGCTTCGCCCACGACGAGGAGGAGCTGCGCAGGATCGCGGGGCAGGGCCTCGCCCTGTCGCCGACCACCGAGGTGCTCCTGGAGGAGTCCATCCTCGGCTGGAAGGAGTACGAGCTGGAGCTGATGCGCGACAAGCACGACAACGTCGTGGTCGTCTGCTCCATCGAGAACTTCGACCCGATGGGCGTGCACACCGGCGACTCGGTGACCGTCGCCCCCGCGATGACGCTCACCGACCGCGAGTACCAGATCCTGCGGAACATCGGCATCGCCGTCATCCGCGAGGTGGGCGTCGACACCGGCGGGTGCAACATCCAGTTCGCGGTGAACCCCGAGGACGGCCGGATCATCGTGATCGAGATGAATCCGCGCGTGTCCCGGTCCTCCGCGCTGGCCTCCAAGGCCACCGGATTCCCCATCGCCAAGATCGCCGCGAAGCTCGCCGTGGGCTACACCCTGGACGAGATCCCCAACGACATCACCGAGCAGACCCCGGCGTCGTTCGAGCCGACCCTGGACTACGTGGTCGTCAAGGCGCCGCGGTTCGCCTTCGAGAAGTTCCCGTCCGCCGACAGCACCCTCACGACCACCATGAAGTCGGTCGGTGAGGCCATGGCCATCGGCCGCAACTTCACCGAGGCACTCCAGAAGGCGCTGCGCTCGCTGGAGAAGAAGGGCAGCCAGTTCGCCTTCACGGGCGAGCCGGGCGACAGGGACGAGCTGCTCCGGGCGGCCGGGCGCCCCACCGACGGCCGCGTCAACGTCGTGATGGAGGCCATCCGCGCCGGCGCCACCCCCGACGAGGTCTTCGAGGCGACCCGGATCGACCCCTGGTTCGTCGACCAGCTCTTCCTGATCAAGGAGGTCGCCGACGAGCTGGCCGCCGCGCCGGAACTCACCTCCGCCCTGCTCGCCGAGGCCAAGCGGCACGGCTTCTCGGACGCCCAGATCGGCGGCATCCGGGGGCTGCGCGAGGACGTCGTCCGCGAGGTCCGGCACGCCCTCGGCGTACGCCCCGTCTACAAGACCGTGGACACCTGCGCCGCCGAGTTCGCCGCGAAGACACCGTACTTCTACTCCTCCTACGACGAGGAGACCGAGGTCGCCCCGCGGCTGCGGCCCGCCGTGATCATCCTCGGCTCGGGCCCCAACCGGATCGGCCAGGGCATCGAGTTCGACTACTCCTGCGTGCACGCCTCCTTCGCCCTGAGCGCCGCGGGCTACGAGACGGTCATGGTCAACTGCAACCCGGAGACCGTCTCCACCGACTACGACACCTCCGACCGGCTCTACTTCGAGCCGCTCACCCTGGAGGACGTCCTGGAGATCGTGCACGCCGAGACCCAGGCGGGCCCCGTCGCGGGCGTCGTCGTCCAGCTCGGCGGGCAGACGCCGCTGGGACTCGCGCAGGCGCTCAAGGACAACGGCGTGCCGATCGTCGGCACGCCCCCGGAGGCGATCCACGCCGCGGAGGACCGCGGCGCCTTCGGCCGGGTGCTCGCCGAGGCCGGCCTGCCCGCGCCCAAGCACGGCACCGCCACCACCTTCGTCGAGGCCAAGGCCATCGCCGACGAGATCGGCTATCCGGTGCTGGTACGCCCGTCGTACGTCCTCGGTGGACGCGGTATGGAAATCGTCTACGACGAGACCAGGCTCGCCGCCTACATCACCGAGTCCACCGAAATCAGTCCGTCCCGGCCGGTCCTCGTGGACCGCTTCCTCGACGACGCCATCGAGATCGACGTGGACGCGCTCTACGACGGCGAGCAGCTGTACCTCGGCGGGGTGATGGAGCACATCGAGGAGGCCGGGATCCACTCAGGCGACTCCGCCTGCGCCCTGCCCCCGATCACGCTGGGCGGATTCGACGTCAAGCGGCTGCGCGCCTCCACCGAGGCGATCGCCCGCGGGGTGGGCGTGCGGGGCCTGATCAACATCCAGTTCGCCCTGGCGGGCGACATCCTCTACGTCCTGGAGGCCAACCCGCGCGCCTCCCGCACCGTCCCCTTCACCTCGAAGGCCACGGCGGTCCCGCTCGCCAAGGCCGCGGCCCGGATCTCGCTCGGCGCCACCATCGCCGACCTGCGCGCCGAGGGGCTGCTGCCGCCGCACGGCGACGGCGGCGACCTGCCGCTGGACGCGCCGATCTCCGTGAAGGAGGCCGTGCTGCCCTGGTCGCGCTTCCGGGACCTGCGCGGCCACGGCGTCGACACCGTCCTCGGACCCGAGATGCGCTCCACCGGCGAGGTCATGGGCATCGACTCGGTCTTCGGCACCGCCTACGCGAAGTCGCAGGCCGGCGCCTACGGGCCGCTGCCGACCAAGGGCCGCGCCTTCATCTCCGTCGCCAACCGCGACAAGCGCTCCATGATCTTCCCGGCCCGCGAGCTGGTCGGCCACGGCTTCGAGCTGCTGGCCACCTCCGGCACCGCCGAGGTGCTGCGCCGCAACGGCATCAGCGCCACGGTCGTGCGCAAGCAGTCCGAGGGCCCGGGGCCGAACGGCGAGAAGACCGTCGTCCAGCTCATCCACGAGGGCGAGGTCGACCTGATCGTCAACACCCCCTACGGCACCGGCGGACGCCTGGACGGCTACGACATCCGCACGGCCGCCGTGGCCCGCGGCGTGCCCTGCCTCACCACGGTGCAGGCGCTCGCCGCCGCCGTGCAGGGCATCGACGCGCTCGGGCACGGCGAGGTCGGGGTGCGCTCACTCCAGGAGCACGCCCGGCACCTGACCGAGGCCCGCGTCTAG
- the rpoZ gene encoding DNA-directed RNA polymerase subunit omega — protein sequence MSSSTNAPEGIINPPIDELLEATDSKYSLVIYAAKRARQINAYYSQLGEGLLEYVGPLVDTHVHEKPLSIALREINAGLLTSEAIEGPAQ from the coding sequence GTGTCCTCCTCCACCAACGCGCCCGAGGGCATCATCAACCCCCCGATCGACGAGCTCCTCGAGGCCACCGACTCGAAGTACAGCCTCGTGATCTACGCGGCCAAGCGTGCCCGCCAGATCAACGCGTACTACTCGCAGCTCGGCGAGGGCCTCCTCGAGTACGTCGGCCCGCTCGTGGACACCCACGTCCACGAGAAGCCGCTCTCGATCGCCCTGCGCGAGATCAACGCCGGTCTGCTGACCTCCGAGGCCATCGAGGGCCCGGCCCAGTAA
- a CDS encoding integration host factor, which produces MALPPLTPEQRAAALEKAAAARRERAEVKNRLKHSGASLHEVIKQGQENDVIGKMKVSALLESLPGVGKVRAKQIMERLGISESRRVRGLGSNQIASLEREFGGNAA; this is translated from the coding sequence GTGGCTCTTCCGCCCCTTACCCCTGAACAGCGCGCAGCCGCGCTCGAAAAGGCCGCCGCGGCTCGCCGGGAGCGGGCCGAGGTCAAGAATCGACTCAAGCACTCCGGCGCCTCTCTCCACGAGGTCATCAAGCAGGGCCAGGAGAACGACGTCATCGGGAAGATGAAGGTCTCCGCCCTCCTCGAGTCCCTGCCGGGCGTGGGCAAGGTCCGCGCCAAGCAGATCATGGAGCGGCTCGGGATCTCCGAGAGTCGTCGCGTGCGCGGTCTCGGCTCGAACCAGATCGCATCACTGGAGCGGGAGTTCGGCGGCAACGCCGCCTGA
- the carA gene encoding glutamine-hydrolyzing carbamoyl-phosphate synthase small subunit → MTATPAATADPHAAGRPAGRNLPPAALVLEDGRIFRGRAYGAVGETFGEAVFSTGMTGYQETLTDPSYHRQVVVMTAPHIGNTGVNDEDPESARIWVAGFVVRDPARSPSNWRSRRTLDDELAAQGVVGIRGIDTRALTRHLRERGAMRVGVFSGDALPDDAAMLARVREAAVMTGADLAAEVATKEPYTVPALGPDGAPLPLGTARFKVAAVDLGIKGMTPHRMAERGIEVHVLPATASAEEVLAVEPDGVFFSNGPGDPATADGPVAVMRAVLERSVPLFGICFGNQILGRALGFGTFKLKYGHRGINQPVQDRTTGKVEVTAHNHGFAVDAPLDGVSETPYGRAEVSHVCLNDQVVEGLRLLDRPAFSVQYHPEAAAGPHDAAYLFDRFVSLMEDQRA, encoded by the coding sequence ATGACCGCGACGCCGGCCGCAACAGCCGACCCCCATGCCGCCGGCCGCCCCGCCGGGCGGAACCTGCCGCCCGCCGCGCTGGTCCTGGAGGACGGCCGGATCTTCCGAGGCCGTGCCTACGGAGCGGTGGGGGAGACCTTCGGCGAGGCGGTCTTCTCCACCGGCATGACCGGCTACCAGGAGACCCTCACCGACCCGTCGTACCACCGGCAGGTCGTCGTGATGACCGCTCCGCACATCGGCAACACCGGCGTCAACGACGAGGACCCCGAGTCGGCCCGCATCTGGGTGGCCGGATTCGTCGTGCGCGACCCCGCCCGGTCACCGTCGAACTGGCGCTCCCGCAGGACGCTGGACGACGAGCTGGCCGCCCAGGGCGTGGTCGGCATCCGGGGCATCGACACCCGCGCCCTCACGCGCCACCTGCGCGAGCGCGGCGCCATGCGGGTCGGCGTCTTCTCCGGGGACGCGCTGCCCGACGATGCGGCCATGCTCGCCCGGGTCCGCGAGGCCGCCGTCATGACCGGCGCGGACCTCGCGGCCGAGGTCGCCACCAAGGAGCCGTACACGGTGCCCGCACTGGGCCCCGACGGAGCGCCCCTCCCGCTCGGCACCGCCCGCTTCAAGGTCGCCGCCGTGGACCTCGGCATCAAGGGCATGACCCCGCACCGGATGGCGGAGCGCGGCATAGAGGTCCACGTGCTGCCCGCCACGGCGAGCGCCGAGGAGGTCCTCGCCGTCGAGCCGGACGGGGTGTTCTTCTCCAACGGGCCGGGCGACCCGGCCACCGCGGACGGCCCGGTGGCCGTGATGCGCGCGGTCCTGGAGCGGAGCGTCCCGCTCTTCGGCATCTGCTTCGGCAACCAGATCCTCGGCCGCGCGCTCGGCTTCGGCACCTTCAAGCTCAAGTACGGGCACCGCGGGATCAACCAGCCCGTGCAGGACCGCACGACGGGCAAGGTCGAGGTCACCGCCCACAACCACGGCTTCGCCGTCGACGCCCCCCTCGACGGGGTCTCCGAAACCCCCTACGGGCGCGCGGAGGTCTCCCACGTCTGCCTGAACGACCAGGTCGTGGAGGGGCTACGGCTCCTGGACCGGCCGGCCTTCAGCGTGCAGTACCACCCCGAGGCGGCCGCGGGCCCGCACGACGCCGCGTACCTCTTCGACCGCTTCGTCTCCCTGATGGAGGACCAGCGTGCCTAA
- the gmk gene encoding guanylate kinase: MSATSRGTTPVPPDARPRLTVLSGPSGVGKSTVVAHLRKEHPQVWLSVSATTRRPRPGERDGVQYHFVSDDEFDKLIANGELLEWAEFAGNRYGTPRGEVLRRLEAGEPVLLEIDLQGARLVRESMPDARLVFLAPPSWDELVRRLTGRGTESAEVIERRLQAAKVELAAESEFDTTLVNTSVEHVARELLVLIDVV, translated from the coding sequence ATGTCTGCAACATCCCGGGGGACGACCCCCGTACCCCCGGACGCACGTCCGCGGCTGACCGTGCTCTCCGGCCCCTCGGGGGTCGGCAAGAGCACGGTCGTCGCGCATCTGCGCAAGGAACACCCGCAGGTGTGGCTCTCCGTGTCCGCCACCACACGCAGGCCCCGCCCGGGCGAGCGGGACGGCGTCCAGTACCACTTCGTCAGCGACGACGAGTTCGACAAGCTGATCGCCAACGGCGAGCTCCTGGAGTGGGCCGAATTCGCCGGCAACCGCTACGGCACGCCGCGTGGCGAGGTGCTGCGCAGGCTGGAGGCGGGCGAGCCCGTCCTCCTGGAGATCGATCTCCAGGGCGCCAGGCTCGTGCGCGAGTCCATGCCGGACGCCCGGCTGGTGTTCCTCGCCCCGCCGTCCTGGGACGAGCTGGTGCGCAGGCTCACCGGCCGCGGCACCGAGTCGGCCGAGGTCATCGAGCGCCGGCTCCAGGCGGCCAAGGTCGAGCTCGCCGCCGAGTCGGAGTTCGATACGACGCTGGTCAACACCTCCGTCGAGCACGTGGCCCGTGAGCTGCTAGTCTTGATAGACGTTGTGTGA
- a CDS encoding aspartate carbamoyltransferase catalytic subunit: protein MQRHLISAADLTRDDAVLILDTAEEMARVADRPIKKLPTLRGRTVVNLFFEDSTRTRISFEAAEKRLSADVINFSAKGSSVSKGESLKDTAQTLEAMGVDAVVIRHSASGAPYRLANSGWIDAAVINAGDGTHQHPTQALLDAFTMRRRLVGRDAGLGQDLSGRRITLVGDVLHSRVARSNVDLLHTLGAEVVLVAPPTLLPVGVASWPCEVSYDLDAVLPKSDAVMMLRVQQERMNAAFFPTEREYARRYGLDGDRMAKMPEHALVMHPGPMVRGMEITAEVADSDRCTVVEQVTNGVSIRMAVLYLLLGGNEPAVTHTRPAAQPAGEPTAHTDVAEEK, encoded by the coding sequence TCGGCCGCCGATCTCACCCGCGACGACGCCGTCCTCATCCTCGACACCGCCGAGGAGATGGCGCGGGTCGCCGACCGGCCCATCAAGAAGCTGCCGACCCTGCGCGGCCGCACCGTCGTCAACCTCTTCTTCGAGGACTCCACCCGCACCCGGATCTCCTTCGAGGCCGCCGAGAAGCGGCTGTCCGCGGACGTGATCAACTTCAGCGCCAAGGGCTCCTCCGTCTCCAAGGGCGAGTCGCTCAAGGACACCGCGCAGACACTGGAGGCGATGGGCGTCGACGCCGTCGTCATCCGGCACAGCGCCTCCGGCGCCCCGTACCGGCTCGCCAACTCCGGCTGGATCGACGCAGCCGTGATCAACGCCGGCGACGGCACCCACCAGCACCCCACCCAGGCGCTGCTCGACGCGTTCACCATGCGCCGCCGCCTGGTGGGCCGGGACGCGGGCCTCGGCCAGGACCTCTCCGGCCGGCGCATCACCCTCGTCGGCGACGTCCTGCACAGCCGGGTCGCCCGCTCCAACGTCGACCTGCTGCACACCCTCGGTGCCGAGGTGGTGCTCGTCGCGCCGCCCACCCTGCTGCCGGTCGGTGTCGCGTCCTGGCCCTGCGAGGTCTCCTACGACCTGGACGCCGTGCTGCCGAAGTCCGACGCCGTGATGATGCTGCGGGTCCAGCAGGAGCGGATGAACGCCGCCTTCTTCCCGACCGAGCGCGAGTACGCGCGCCGCTACGGGCTCGACGGCGACCGGATGGCGAAAATGCCGGAGCACGCCCTGGTCATGCACCCGGGACCGATGGTGCGCGGGATGGAGATCACCGCCGAGGTGGCGGACTCCGACCGGTGCACCGTCGTCGAGCAGGTGACCAACGGCGTCTCCATCCGGATGGCGGTGCTCTACCTGCTGCTCGGCGGCAACGAGCCCGCCGTCACCCACACCCGCCCCGCCGCCCAGCCGGCCGGCGAGCCCACCGCACACACAGACGTGGCCGAGGAGAAGTGA
- the pyrF gene encoding orotidine-5'-phosphate decarboxylase: protein MSPAPFGARLRRAMDERGPLCVGIDPHASLLGDWGLGDDVRGLERFSRTAVDALADRVAVLKPQSAFYERFGSRGIAVLESTVAAAREAGALVVMDAKRGDIGSTMAAYAETFLRPDAPLFADALTVSPYLGHGSLRPAFELAGRSGCGLFVLALTSNPEGAEVQHAVRPDGRTVGATILARLAEENAPAAPLGSFGAVVGATLGDLSSYDLAINGPLLAPGIGAQGATPADLPGVFGAAVRNVVPSVSRGVLRAGPDPAALRAAAARFADEVRAAVAAG, encoded by the coding sequence ATGAGCCCGGCACCCTTCGGAGCGCGGCTGCGCCGCGCCATGGACGAGCGCGGGCCGCTGTGCGTCGGCATCGACCCGCACGCCTCCCTGCTCGGCGACTGGGGCCTCGGGGACGACGTGCGGGGCCTGGAGAGGTTCAGCCGCACCGCCGTGGACGCCCTCGCCGACCGCGTCGCCGTGCTGAAGCCGCAGAGCGCCTTCTACGAGCGCTTCGGCTCCCGCGGCATCGCCGTCCTGGAGAGCACGGTCGCCGCCGCCCGCGAGGCCGGTGCGCTCGTCGTCATGGACGCCAAGCGCGGAGACATCGGTTCCACGATGGCCGCCTACGCGGAGACCTTCCTCCGCCCGGACGCGCCGCTGTTCGCGGACGCCCTGACCGTCTCCCCGTACCTCGGCCACGGCTCGCTGCGGCCGGCCTTCGAGCTTGCCGGCCGCAGCGGCTGCGGGCTCTTCGTGCTGGCCCTCACCTCCAACCCGGAGGGCGCCGAGGTCCAGCACGCCGTGCGCCCCGACGGCCGCACCGTGGGGGCGACGATCCTGGCCCGGCTGGCCGAGGAGAACGCCCCGGCGGCGCCCCTCGGCTCCTTCGGCGCGGTCGTCGGTGCCACCCTGGGCGACCTGTCCTCGTACGACCTCGCGATCAACGGCCCGCTGCTCGCCCCCGGCATCGGCGCCCAGGGCGCCACACCCGCCGATCTCCCGGGGGTCTTCGGCGCCGCGGTGCGCAACGTCGTCCCGAGCGTCAGCCGCGGAGTGCTCCGCGCGGGACCGGATCCGGCCGCGCTGAGGGCCGCCGCGGCCCGATTCGCGGACGAGGTACGCGCCGCCGTCGCCGCCGGATGA